A stretch of Longimicrobium sp. DNA encodes these proteins:
- a CDS encoding BlaI/MecI/CopY family transcriptional regulator, with translation MGPELQTDLSRRERQIMDVLYAMGSATVGDVLERIPDPPSYSAVRATMRTLEDKGHVIHLQDGPRYVYKPTVEQDSARTAALKHLVRTFFGGSAEQAAAALLGMSDTHVDGDTLVRLTQQVNRAREEGR, from the coding sequence ATGGGTCCCGAGCTGCAGACCGACCTCTCGCGCCGCGAGCGCCAGATCATGGACGTGCTCTACGCCATGGGCAGCGCCACGGTGGGCGATGTCCTCGAGCGCATTCCCGACCCGCCCAGCTACTCCGCCGTGCGCGCCACCATGCGCACGCTGGAGGACAAGGGCCACGTGATCCACCTCCAGGACGGCCCGCGCTACGTCTACAAGCCCACCGTGGAGCAGGACAGCGCCCGCACCGCGGCGCTCAAGCACCTGGTGCGCACCTTCTTCGGCGGCTCGGCCGAGCAGGCGGCGGCCGCGCTCCTGGGGATGAGCGACACGCACGTCGACGGCGACACCCTGGTGCGCCTCACCCAGCAGGTCAACCGCGCCCGCGAGGAGGGGAGATGA